One window of the Gammaproteobacteria bacterium genome contains the following:
- a CDS encoding PA0069 family radical SAM protein, which produces MRLPVRGRGASHDLPNRFERLHLEPEAEFGGEGEKPRKTRFFIDRSRSVISHNSSPDLGFAVSLNPYRGCEHGCSYCYARPTHEYLGFSAGLDFESRIMVKPDAAELLKRALSARAWTPQTLALSGVTDPYQPVERRLGITRACLEVLLECRHPVSIVTKNYLVARDVDILSRMAEHGTAMVTLSITTLRKDLRRVMEPRTSIPARRLAAVRALADAGVPVGVNVAPLIPGLNDHELPEILGAAREAGASHAGVMMLRLPLGVKELFAEWLEQHFPDRRKKVLGRLREAHGGRLYDSRFGRRGRGRGPFAEHLGNLFRVSCRKLGLKRRSYELATDGFRRPERGGQMRLFDAG; this is translated from the coding sequence ATGCGACTGCCTGTCAGAGGCCGTGGAGCCTCGCACGACCTGCCAAACCGCTTCGAGCGGCTTCATCTGGAGCCGGAAGCGGAGTTCGGTGGTGAGGGCGAAAAGCCCCGCAAGACCCGATTCTTCATCGACCGGTCGCGCAGCGTCATCTCGCACAATTCGAGTCCGGACCTGGGCTTTGCGGTCAGCCTCAATCCCTACCGGGGGTGCGAGCACGGGTGCAGCTACTGCTACGCCAGGCCCACCCACGAGTACCTGGGGTTCTCCGCGGGGCTCGACTTCGAGAGCCGGATCATGGTCAAGCCCGATGCCGCGGAGCTGCTCAAAAGGGCGTTGTCCGCGCGCGCCTGGACGCCTCAGACGCTCGCGCTCAGCGGCGTCACCGACCCGTACCAGCCGGTGGAGCGCCGGCTGGGAATCACGCGCGCCTGCCTGGAGGTGCTGCTCGAGTGCCGGCATCCGGTGTCGATCGTCACGAAGAACTACCTGGTGGCGAGGGACGTCGACATCCTCTCGCGCATGGCGGAGCATGGGACGGCGATGGTTACGCTGTCGATCACGACGCTGCGCAAGGATCTCCGCCGGGTGATGGAACCGAGAACCTCGATTCCCGCCCGCAGGCTGGCGGCGGTGCGGGCACTGGCGGACGCCGGAGTCCCCGTGGGGGTCAACGTGGCCCCGCTGATCCCGGGACTGAACGACCACGAGCTTCCGGAGATTCTCGGCGCTGCGCGCGAGGCTGGCGCTTCGCACGCGGGGGTGATGATGCTGCGGCTCCCTCTCGGAGTGAAGGAACTGTTCGCCGAATGGCTCGAGCAGCACTTCCCTGACCGGCGCAAGAAGGTGCTCGGCCGGCTCAGGGAAGCGCACGGCGGGAGGCTCTACGACTCCCGTTTCGGGCGGCGTGGGCGAGGGAGGGGCCCCTTCGCCGAGCATCTGGGCAACCTCTTCCGGGTCAGTTGCCGCAAGCTCGGGCTGAAGCGGCGATCGTACGAGCTGGCGACCGACGGGTTCCGCAGGCCCGAGCGGGGCGGTCAGATGCGCCTGTTCGACGCGGGCTGA
- a CDS encoding amidohydrolase family protein has product MHAPAPRTILAASWLAIAGLALPQDMDAQVPPQRTTAFVNANVVPMDREGVLADHTVVVSNGRIVDMGPSASVDPPAGAMVIDAAGKYLMPGLAEMHGHMPGGNIEETVMFLYVANGVTTVRGMLGQDGHLALRERANAGEIVAPTLYMAGPSFNDGSVNSPAEAEQQVRRQKREGWDLLKIHPGPTLDEYNAMAVTAQEVGIRFAGHVPADVGLEHAILMGQETFDHLDGYIEFLDAFEGEVDEDRLEYIVQLTRDAGAWVVPTMVLWEVGIIGRGDAAEMARYPEMRYWPGFQVEGWEGRQRAAASRTSPERAAQWAANRNRVLKALSDGDAGILLGTDSPQIFSVPGFSIHRELKAMADAGMSAWEILVSGTRNVGEYFQGRDSFGTVAVGRRADLLLLNANPLSDVANVADRAGVMFRGRWLAEEEIQRRLEEIADEMGN; this is encoded by the coding sequence ATGCATGCTCCCGCCCCCCGAACCATTCTCGCCGCGTCATGGCTGGCCATCGCCGGCCTTGCCCTGCCGCAGGACATGGACGCCCAGGTGCCGCCGCAGCGCACCACCGCCTTCGTCAATGCGAACGTCGTGCCCATGGACCGCGAGGGCGTGCTCGCCGATCATACGGTCGTCGTCTCCAATGGGCGCATCGTGGACATGGGCCCGTCGGCATCGGTCGACCCGCCCGCCGGCGCCATGGTCATCGACGCCGCCGGAAAGTACCTCATGCCCGGCCTCGCAGAGATGCATGGGCACATGCCGGGCGGCAACATCGAGGAAACGGTGATGTTCCTCTACGTGGCCAACGGCGTCACCACGGTGCGCGGCATGCTGGGACAGGACGGGCATCTGGCATTGCGCGAGCGGGCCAACGCCGGGGAGATCGTCGCGCCGACGCTCTACATGGCCGGCCCGAGCTTCAATGACGGGAGCGTGAACTCCCCCGCGGAGGCGGAGCAGCAGGTACGTCGGCAGAAGCGTGAGGGTTGGGATCTGCTGAAGATCCATCCGGGACCCACGCTCGACGAATACAACGCCATGGCGGTCACTGCCCAGGAGGTGGGGATCCGCTTCGCCGGACATGTGCCGGCAGATGTGGGGCTCGAGCATGCCATCCTCATGGGCCAGGAGACCTTCGACCACCTCGACGGCTACATCGAGTTCCTGGACGCCTTCGAGGGCGAGGTCGATGAGGACCGGCTCGAGTACATCGTGCAGCTGACCCGCGACGCGGGCGCCTGGGTGGTCCCCACCATGGTCCTCTGGGAGGTCGGCATCATCGGCCGGGGCGATGCCGCCGAAATGGCGCGCTACCCTGAGATGCGCTACTGGCCCGGATTCCAGGTGGAGGGTTGGGAGGGCCGACAGCGGGCCGCGGCATCCCGGACCAGCCCCGAGCGGGCGGCGCAGTGGGCCGCGAACCGCAATCGGGTGCTGAAGGCGCTGTCGGACGGGGATGCCGGCATCCTCCTGGGGACCGATTCGCCCCAGATCTTCAGCGTGCCGGGTTTCTCGATCCATCGCGAGCTGAAGGCGATGGCCGACGCGGGGATGTCCGCCTGGGAGATCCTGGTCAGCGGGACCCGCAACGTGGGCGAATACTTCCAGGGTAGGGACTCGTTCGGCACGGTGGCGGTCGGGCGGCGCGCGGATCTTCTGCTGCTGAACGCGAATCCGCTGTCCGACGTGGCCAACGTGGCCGACCGCGCGGGGGTCATGTTCCGTGGCCGCTGGCTGGCCGAAGAGGAAATCCAGAGAAGGTTGGAGGAGATCGCGGATGAGATGGGGAACTGA
- a CDS encoding amidohydrolase family protein, with protein sequence MQKPRPPGALAAGALILGLALPGLVSPHPASAQDGTVALVGGMLLDGYETPPIHHAAVVIEGNRIVAVGPATEVEIPTGAEIISTEGMTMLPGLVDLHVHLMILGHGEYSEWWPILDKAREEMMAISAKQLLMAGVTTAVDLGAPMEILNVRDDINEDRLPGPRMLVSGPWITRAGRQWPDWFQRRIASPAEAAEQTNDLIDAGVDVIKIWAGMTEDDMRAVVEAAHRRGVEVHTHLYAPEDMWAAIRAGTDVIQHAGSGGNPPYSDDLIAEVAHRGIPVVQTIAHRIWVYPATLEFPERLQDRRLKEDLPPDLYREFQRSFEDFHRNSYFRTTPRQIRNSEIAARQFIEGGAVIAMGTDSGSPMNFHTEAAWREISALVDSGMTPLAAISASTKTGAEVIGRGRDLGTIEPGKLADIIVVEGNPLFDINVLGYVRMVVKDGVRYK encoded by the coding sequence ATGCAGAAACCGCGTCCACCGGGAGCGCTCGCGGCAGGTGCTCTGATCCTTGGCCTCGCTCTTCCGGGCCTCGTTTCGCCCCACCCGGCCAGCGCGCAGGACGGAACGGTGGCCCTGGTGGGCGGGATGCTGCTGGACGGGTACGAGACGCCTCCCATCCATCACGCGGCGGTCGTCATCGAGGGCAACCGGATCGTCGCAGTGGGACCGGCGACGGAGGTCGAGATCCCCACCGGCGCCGAGATCATCAGCACGGAGGGCATGACCATGCTCCCCGGGCTGGTCGACCTGCACGTCCACCTGATGATCCTCGGCCATGGGGAGTACTCCGAGTGGTGGCCCATCCTCGACAAGGCCCGCGAGGAGATGATGGCCATCTCGGCGAAGCAGCTCCTGATGGCGGGGGTCACCACGGCTGTGGATCTTGGCGCGCCGATGGAGATCCTTAACGTGCGGGACGACATCAACGAAGACCGCCTCCCGGGTCCGCGCATGCTGGTCAGCGGCCCCTGGATCACGCGCGCCGGGCGGCAGTGGCCGGACTGGTTCCAGCGTCGCATCGCATCCCCGGCGGAGGCCGCCGAGCAGACGAACGACCTCATCGACGCCGGAGTCGACGTCATCAAGATCTGGGCGGGGATGACCGAAGACGACATGCGGGCGGTCGTAGAGGCCGCACATCGGCGGGGGGTCGAGGTCCACACCCATCTCTATGCGCCGGAGGACATGTGGGCGGCCATCCGGGCCGGCACCGACGTCATCCAGCACGCGGGTTCGGGCGGCAACCCGCCCTACAGCGACGATCTCATCGCCGAGGTGGCGCACCGCGGTATCCCCGTGGTCCAGACCATCGCCCATCGCATCTGGGTCTATCCCGCGACCCTCGAGTTTCCGGAGCGGCTGCAGGATCGCAGGCTGAAGGAGGATCTGCCGCCCGACCTGTACCGGGAGTTCCAGCGTTCCTTCGAGGACTTCCACCGGAATTCGTATTTCCGGACGACTCCCCGCCAGATCCGCAACTCGGAGATTGCGGCGCGGCAGTTCATCGAAGGAGGCGCGGTGATCGCCATGGGCACCGATTCGGGTTCGCCGATGAACTTCCACACGGAGGCCGCGTGGCGGGAGATTTCCGCTCTGGTGGACTCGGGAATGACGCCGCTCGCCGCGATCTCCGCCTCGACCAAGACGGGGGCCGAGGTCATCGGCCGGGGCAGGGATCTGGGCACGATAGAGCCGGGCAAGCTCGCCGACATCATCGTCGTGGAGGGGAATCCGCTCTTCGACATCAACGTCCTCGGCTATGTGCGGATGGTTGTCAAGGACGGCGTGAGGTACAAATGA
- a CDS encoding amidohydrolase family protein, with protein sequence MKRTRRLGRATAIQKGHPLERPGATRARARFLLLSAVSWAVMASGLDAQRVTLPDTTEVTAIVAGRLIDGVDGNVRENVTILVRGTRLEAVGADVAVPAGAIRIDLSDHTVMPGFIDLHTHITSDPGGSRESGLRRWPGHLAIAGVMNARITLEAGFTTIRNVGSDDFADVALRDAINAGMVPGPRIYTAVHSLGITGGHCDNNGYRPDIFEEPGVEEGIAQGIERVREAVNYQIKYGADVIKFCATGGVLSLGTAVGVQQYTEEEMVVLVQTANMAERTVAAHAHGLDGIKAAVRAGVTSIEHGSMLDDETVRLMAEHGTYLVPTMMAFEDVRQRALAGTLGGLPGLKAIEIYPYFRESIQMAVRAGVKIGFGTDAGVFPHGENAGEFRLLVDAGMSPTDAILAATREAAIVLNRTEELGSVEAGKVADLVAVRGDPLEDIDLLRNIDFVMKDGVVYKQDGRGARRPATDGGGS encoded by the coding sequence ATGAAGCGCACACGACGGCTTGGCAGGGCGACGGCGATCCAGAAGGGCCATCCGCTGGAGCGGCCCGGCGCGACGCGCGCGCGAGCCCGATTCCTCCTGCTCTCGGCGGTTTCCTGGGCCGTGATGGCCTCCGGCCTCGACGCCCAGCGCGTCACCCTCCCCGACACTACCGAGGTGACGGCCATCGTCGCCGGACGCCTCATCGACGGCGTGGACGGAAACGTGCGCGAGAACGTCACCATCCTCGTGCGCGGCACCCGCCTGGAAGCCGTGGGCGCGGACGTCGCCGTGCCCGCGGGCGCGATCCGCATCGACCTCTCCGACCACACCGTGATGCCCGGCTTCATCGACCTGCACACGCACATCACCAGCGACCCCGGGGGCAGCCGGGAGAGTGGCTTACGTCGCTGGCCGGGGCACCTGGCCATCGCCGGCGTCATGAACGCCAGGATCACCCTGGAGGCGGGCTTCACCACCATCCGCAACGTCGGCAGCGACGACTTCGCCGACGTGGCGCTGCGCGATGCCATCAACGCGGGCATGGTGCCGGGCCCGCGCATCTACACGGCCGTGCACTCCCTCGGCATCACGGGCGGACACTGCGACAACAACGGCTATCGTCCGGACATCTTCGAGGAGCCGGGCGTCGAGGAAGGCATCGCCCAAGGGATCGAGCGCGTGCGCGAGGCGGTGAACTACCAGATCAAGTATGGCGCCGACGTCATCAAGTTCTGCGCCACCGGCGGCGTCCTGTCGTTGGGCACCGCAGTCGGCGTGCAGCAATACACCGAGGAAGAGATGGTCGTCCTGGTGCAGACCGCCAACATGGCCGAGCGTACGGTGGCTGCCCACGCTCACGGCCTGGACGGGATCAAGGCCGCCGTTCGCGCCGGCGTCACCTCCATCGAGCACGGGTCCATGCTCGACGACGAAACCGTCCGGCTCATGGCCGAACACGGCACCTACCTGGTGCCCACCATGATGGCCTTCGAAGACGTTCGCCAGCGGGCGCTGGCGGGGACGCTCGGCGGGCTGCCCGGCCTGAAGGCGATCGAGATCTACCCGTATTTCCGCGAATCCATTCAGATGGCGGTGCGGGCGGGCGTGAAGATCGGATTCGGAACCGACGCGGGGGTCTTCCCGCACGGCGAGAACGCGGGGGAGTTCCGCCTGCTGGTGGACGCGGGCATGTCGCCGACGGACGCGATTCTCGCCGCGACCCGCGAGGCGGCGATCGTGTTGAATCGCACGGAGGAACTGGGCAGCGTGGAGGCGGGCAAGGTTGCGGACCTGGTGGCCGTGCGCGGAGATCCGCTGGAGGACATCGATCTGCTGCGGAACATCGACTTCGTCATGAAGGACGGCGTGGTCTACAAGCAGGACGGACGCGGCGCGAGGCGTCCCGCGACGGATGGGGGAGGTTCCTAG
- a CDS encoding creatininase family protein, whose amino-acid sequence MTRFVKLFALGLLLLPNVVGAQQAPRPGSGGNPIDPDAPRPIDALESVWIEELTFMEVRDAIRSGKTTVIVPTGGVEENGPYLAGGKHNYILQQTAEAVARKLGNALIAPIIKYVPEGEIDLEPGTIRYPGTIGVRVETFKAVLTDVSTALRANGFEHIVLIGDSGGNQQPQVEVAEELSAKWTDGKTGIHHIPEYYNWVDRQQWLRERGINEVMQDPGLHDEFSATSIMMLTDPTTVRMEQRIRAGHFSINGVDLAPIPRTLALGSELVDWIADLTVAAIHEATGETDGS is encoded by the coding sequence ATGACCCGGTTTGTGAAGCTGTTCGCCCTCGGTCTGCTCCTTCTCCCGAACGTGGTCGGCGCGCAGCAGGCGCCTCGCCCCGGGAGCGGCGGAAACCCGATCGATCCCGACGCCCCGCGTCCGATCGACGCGCTGGAGTCGGTGTGGATCGAGGAACTCACCTTCATGGAGGTCCGCGACGCGATCCGCTCCGGAAAGACCACCGTCATCGTGCCCACGGGAGGGGTTGAGGAGAACGGCCCCTACCTGGCCGGCGGCAAGCACAACTACATCCTGCAGCAAACCGCCGAGGCGGTTGCGCGCAAGCTGGGCAACGCGCTGATCGCCCCGATCATCAAGTACGTGCCCGAGGGCGAGATCGATCTGGAACCCGGCACCATCCGCTATCCGGGCACCATCGGGGTCAGGGTCGAGACCTTCAAGGCCGTGCTCACCGACGTCTCGACCGCCCTGCGGGCCAACGGGTTCGAACACATCGTCCTCATCGGCGACAGCGGAGGCAACCAGCAGCCGCAGGTGGAGGTCGCGGAGGAGCTCTCGGCCAAGTGGACCGATGGCAAGACCGGCATCCACCACATCCCCGAGTACTACAACTGGGTGGACCGCCAGCAATGGCTGCGCGAAAGGGGCATCAACGAGGTGATGCAGGACCCCGGCCTGCACGACGAGTTCAGCGCCACCTCGATCATGATGCTCACCGACCCCACCACCGTTCGCATGGAGCAGCGCATCCGCGCGGGACATTTCTCCATCAACGGCGTCGACCTGGCCCCCATACCCCGCACCCTGGCCCTCGGAAGCGAGCTCGTGGACTGGATCGCCGATCTCACCGTGGCCGCCATCCACGAGGCGACCGGGGAGACGGACGGAAGCTGA
- a CDS encoding CocE/NonD family hydrolase, whose amino-acid sequence MESRTATRIFAAGIVLMLSVYAPPLEAQELHSGEFRAGETAIVQHNLMVPMRDGTLLSTDVYRPAAPGRYPALLIRDPYVNGSDAASWEMGLRWAERGYVYVHQNVRGRFDSEGSWYPYLAEANDSHDTQNWIGRQEWSDGQVGTHGNSYLATTQWKGAEFRSPYLKAMAPRVTPFNYYFDTAYPGGALALGSRIGWASGMGGRTGQAGNPDWDQVLWTMPLLEMGAATGQDNPWWRDFVMHPTYDAYWEVLDSEARLEEFAAASLNIGGWYDVFLDGTLVSYTGMVEKGRTEYARENQKLLIGPWPHASVPNFVYDGIDFGPDATVDFDSLHVKWFDALLKGVDNGYLDEPPVRIFIMGENVWRSENEWPIARTQYTNYYFHSGGGANGSAGDGTLTTEMPGASDPVDEFVFDPMNPVPTRGGNLMFGPTPPGPFDRADIAERDDILVFTTPPLEEAVEVTGPITATVYASSSATDTDFTAMLVDVHPDGKEINIADGILRARYHGNPDFTDFELLEPGTVYEFNIDLWASSNLFREGHRIRVEISSSNFPKYDRNPNTGGPVHLETEVQTANQTVYHNARYPSHITLPVIPR is encoded by the coding sequence ATGGAGTCGCGCACCGCCACCCGAATCTTCGCAGCCGGCATCGTCCTGATGCTCTCCGTGTACGCGCCGCCGCTGGAGGCGCAGGAGCTCCACTCGGGTGAATTCCGGGCGGGCGAGACCGCGATCGTCCAGCACAACCTCATGGTGCCCATGCGGGACGGCACGCTCCTGTCGACGGACGTATACCGGCCGGCCGCGCCGGGCCGCTATCCGGCGCTGCTGATCCGCGACCCCTACGTCAACGGCTCCGACGCCGCCTCGTGGGAGATGGGCTTGCGCTGGGCGGAGCGGGGATACGTGTACGTCCACCAGAACGTGCGCGGCCGCTTCGACTCCGAGGGGAGCTGGTATCCCTATCTGGCCGAAGCCAACGACAGCCACGACACGCAGAACTGGATCGGCCGGCAGGAGTGGTCGGACGGGCAGGTGGGCACCCACGGTAACTCCTACCTCGCCACCACGCAGTGGAAGGGCGCGGAGTTCCGGTCGCCCTACCTGAAGGCGATGGCCCCGCGGGTGACCCCGTTCAACTACTACTTCGACACCGCCTATCCGGGCGGGGCGCTCGCGCTGGGCTCGCGCATCGGCTGGGCCTCGGGGATGGGCGGTCGCACCGGCCAGGCGGGCAACCCCGACTGGGACCAGGTGCTCTGGACCATGCCGCTGCTGGAGATGGGCGCGGCGACGGGGCAGGACAATCCCTGGTGGCGCGACTTCGTGATGCACCCGACCTACGACGCCTACTGGGAAGTGCTCGATTCCGAAGCCCGGCTGGAGGAATTCGCGGCAGCCTCGCTCAATATCGGCGGATGGTACGACGTCTTCCTGGACGGCACCCTGGTCAGCTACACGGGCATGGTCGAGAAGGGACGCACCGAGTACGCGCGCGAGAACCAGAAGCTGCTCATCGGCCCCTGGCCCCACGCCAGCGTCCCCAACTTCGTCTATGACGGCATCGATTTCGGGCCGGACGCCACCGTGGACTTCGACAGCCTGCACGTGAAGTGGTTCGACGCCCTGCTCAAGGGGGTCGACAACGGCTATCTGGATGAACCGCCCGTGCGGATCTTCATCATGGGCGAAAACGTCTGGCGCTCCGAGAACGAGTGGCCCATCGCCCGCACGCAGTACACGAACTACTACTTCCACAGCGGCGGCGGTGCGAACGGCTCAGCAGGCGACGGCACCCTGACCACGGAGATGCCGGGAGCGTCCGATCCGGTCGACGAGTTCGTGTTCGACCCCATGAACCCGGTTCCGACGCGCGGCGGCAACCTCATGTTCGGGCCCACGCCTCCCGGGCCCTTCGACCGGGCGGACATCGCGGAGCGCGACGACATCCTGGTGTTCACCACGCCGCCCCTCGAGGAGGCGGTGGAGGTCACGGGTCCGATCACGGCCACCGTCTACGCGTCGAGTTCCGCGACCGACACCGACTTCACGGCGATGCTGGTCGACGTCCATCCGGACGGAAAGGAAATCAACATCGCGGACGGCATCCTGCGCGCGCGGTATCACGGCAACCCGGACTTCACGGACTTCGAGCTGCTGGAGCCTGGGACCGTGTACGAGTTCAACATCGACCTGTGGGCCAGCAGCAACCTCTTCAGGGAAGGCCACCGGATCCGGGTCGAGATCTCGAGCAGCAACTTCCCGAAGTACGACCGCAATCCGAACACCGGCGGCCCGGTCCACCTGGAAACGGAGGTCCAGACCGCCAATCAGACGGTCTACCATAACGCCCGGTATCCGTCGCACATCACGCTGCCGGTCATTCCCCGGTAG
- a CDS encoding serine hydrolase → MLLAPFLGASPAFAQNVDADAWNAAISRFEQKMEAQVAADDVGGVSAAVARGSDVVWARAFGWADRDRRIRAGVGSIYRTGSISKTVTAVAMMRAVERGFIDLDQPLSEIFPATARFPGAMAGAPAPTVRQFASHTSGLVREPDWDIAASGPIGIWQERVVESIPLSRFQNAPGAEYSYSNIGYGTLGLAVARAVGRPFMEFVEEDVFQPLGMTSSTFVIGPELAPRLTVGYVNRGDGNPDPEQPTREHAGRGYKVPNGGVYSTVGDLARFMGALQGRASPAILSDESVAEMSRVHTPEDPDDGYGLGVMIRTTDGGARLIGHSGSVAGYNAYMLFEPESGLGVVLLRNYNQGQASLGAAGQELLVELLGALR, encoded by the coding sequence TTGCTGCTCGCACCATTTCTCGGTGCGAGTCCGGCCTTTGCCCAGAACGTCGACGCCGACGCGTGGAACGCCGCCATCTCCCGCTTCGAACAGAAGATGGAGGCGCAGGTGGCGGCCGACGATGTCGGCGGGGTCAGCGCGGCCGTTGCGAGGGGCAGCGACGTTGTATGGGCCCGGGCCTTCGGTTGGGCCGACCGCGACCGCCGCATCCGGGCCGGGGTGGGCTCCATCTACCGGACGGGCTCCATCTCCAAGACCGTCACCGCCGTGGCGATGATGCGGGCGGTGGAGCGGGGCTTCATCGACCTCGACCAGCCGCTGAGCGAGATCTTTCCGGCGACCGCCCGGTTCCCCGGGGCGATGGCGGGCGCTCCGGCGCCAACCGTGCGTCAGTTCGCAAGCCACACCTCCGGGCTGGTGCGCGAGCCCGATTGGGACATCGCCGCCTCCGGGCCCATCGGAATCTGGCAGGAGCGCGTCGTCGAATCGATTCCGCTGAGCCGCTTTCAGAACGCGCCGGGAGCGGAGTACTCCTATTCCAACATCGGCTACGGCACGCTGGGGCTGGCCGTGGCGAGGGCCGTGGGGCGGCCCTTCATGGAGTTCGTCGAAGAGGACGTCTTTCAGCCGCTGGGCATGACCAGTTCCACCTTCGTCATCGGACCCGAACTCGCGCCCCGGCTGACCGTCGGCTACGTGAACCGGGGCGACGGAAACCCGGACCCGGAGCAGCCGACCCGCGAGCACGCCGGCCGCGGCTACAAGGTGCCCAACGGGGGCGTCTACTCGACCGTCGGCGACCTGGCCCGCTTCATGGGCGCGCTGCAGGGAAGGGCATCGCCCGCGATCCTCTCCGATGAGAGCGTCGCGGAGATGAGCCGGGTTCACACGCCCGAGGACCCCGACGACGGCTATGGCCTCGGCGTGATGATCCGCACCACGGACGGCGGAGCCCGGCTCATCGGTCACTCGGGTTCGGTGGCCGGCTACAACGCCTACATGCTCTTCGAGCCGGAGTCGGGGCTCGGCGTGGTGTTGCTCCGCAACTACAACCAGGGCCAGGCCAGCCTGGGCGCGGCGGGACAGGAACTCCTCGTGGAGCTGCTGGGAGCGCTGCGCTGA
- a CDS encoding NAD-dependent epimerase/dehydratase family protein produces the protein MTTNRRDFLRMSALAGSGLGLGLGYPASLNGHGLEAVQLPRRASRILLLGGTGFIGPWQVNRILSQGHELTLFNRGRSQPRMFQDQFAGLENLIGDRDGDLSSLEGNRTWDVVIDNSGYTPDQVRATARLLVDRTDQYLFISTQAAYMSRVEIGIDEDAPVGQADLPMEEWEGYGPMKALAEQELQSAFGDRCTIVRPGLVAGPGDRSDRFTYWCARMDRGGEVLAPNTPMDPVQYIDVRDLAEFMVHLLEQETRGVYNVIGPEGDLHMEEFLYGIKAVTSTPSNLTFVTLDFLREQGVQPWSDLPVWQPPVGPTAGFARMSRARGMAAGLRYRPLAVTAAETLEWWKQLPEEDRTPMRSGLAPEREAEVLAAWRRRSG, from the coding sequence ATGACGACCAATCGACGCGACTTCCTCCGGATGTCGGCCCTGGCCGGCAGCGGACTGGGCCTCGGGCTCGGATACCCGGCCTCGCTGAACGGGCATGGGCTCGAAGCGGTCCAGCTGCCGCGCAGGGCTTCCCGCATCCTCCTTCTCGGAGGCACGGGGTTCATCGGCCCCTGGCAGGTGAACCGCATCCTGTCGCAGGGCCACGAGCTCACTCTGTTCAACCGCGGCCGCAGCCAGCCGCGCATGTTCCAGGACCAGTTCGCCGGGCTGGAAAACCTGATCGGCGACCGCGACGGCGACCTTTCGTCCCTGGAGGGCAACCGCACCTGGGACGTCGTCATCGACAACTCCGGCTACACGCCCGACCAGGTTCGCGCCACCGCCCGCCTGCTGGTGGACCGGACGGATCAGTATCTCTTCATCTCCACGCAGGCCGCCTACATGTCGCGGGTGGAGATCGGCATCGACGAGGATGCCCCGGTGGGCCAGGCGGACCTGCCGATGGAGGAATGGGAAGGCTACGGGCCGATGAAGGCGCTGGCGGAACAGGAGCTGCAGTCCGCCTTCGGGGATCGCTGCACCATCGTTCGCCCCGGCCTGGTGGCCGGCCCCGGAGACCGCAGCGACCGCTTCACCTACTGGTGCGCGCGCATGGACCGGGGCGGGGAAGTGCTCGCCCCCAACACCCCCATGGATCCCGTCCAGTACATCGACGTGCGCGACCTGGCCGAGTTCATGGTCCATCTTCTGGAACAGGAGACGAGAGGCGTCTACAACGTGATCGGACCGGAGGGCGACCTGCACATGGAGGAGTTCCTCTACGGGATCAAGGCGGTGACGTCGACGCCCTCGAACCTCACGTTCGTGACCCTCGACTTCCTGCGGGAGCAGGGAGTGCAGCCCTGGAGCGACCTGCCGGTCTGGCAGCCGCCCGTGGGACCGACCGCGGGCTTCGCGCGCATGAGCCGCGCCCGCGGCATGGCTGCCGGCCTGCGCTATCGGCCGCTCGCGGTCACCGCGGCCGAAACGCTCGAGTGGTGGAAGCAGCTTCCCGAGGAGGACCGGACGCCCATGCGCTCGGGCCTCGCCCCCGAGCGAGAAGCCGAGGTGCTCGCGGCCTGGCGCCGGAGGTCCGGCTAG